A genomic region of Aspergillus oryzae RIB40 DNA, chromosome 1 contains the following coding sequences:
- a CDS encoding translation initiation factor 6 (translation initiation factor 6 (eIF-6)), with protein MAVRAQFENSNEVGVFARLTNSYAVVAIGASENFYSVFEAELQDVIPICHATIAGTRIVGRLTAGNRKGLLVPTTTTDQELQHLRNTLPDSVKIQRIEERLSALGNVICCNDHVALIHPDLERETEEMYYPHHHHCFLITIWHGMKVLTIFTSIADVLGVEVFRQTIADNVLTGSYMALSNQGGIVHPKTSIRDQDELSSLLQVPLVAGSVNRGSAVVGAGMVVNDWLAVTGLDTTATELSVIESVFRLGEMGPRGVGMGSTNKESIVESFY; from the exons ATGGCGGTTCGCGCACAGTTTGAGAACTCCAACGA GGTTGGCGTCTTCGCTCGTCTCACCAATTCATATGCCGTTGTCGCTATCGGAGCCTCGGAGAACTTTTACAG TGTATTCGAGGCCGAACTCCAAGATGTCATCCCCATTTGTCACGCTACTATTGCTGGTACTAGGATTGTTGGGCGTCTAACAGCGGG TAACCGTAAGGGCCTTCTGGTccccacaaccaccacagatCAGGAACTGCAGCATCTCCGGAATACGCTCCCAGACTCGGTCAAGATTCAACGGATAGAAGAGCGTCTATCAGCTCTGGGAAACGTCATCTGCTGCAACGACCATGTCGCCTTGATACATCCGGATCTGGAGcgagaaacagaagaaatgTACTacccccaccaccaccattgcTTCTTGATTACTATATGGCATGGAATGAAAGTGTTGACAATTTTTACCAGTATCGCCGACGTCCTCGGTGTCGAAGTCTTCCGACAAACTATTGCTGATAACGTCCTGACGGGCTCATACATGGCTCTCTCCAACCAAGGTGGTATCGTGCACCCCAAGACCTCCATCCGTGATCAGGACGagctctcctctctcctccagGTGCCTCTTGTCGCTGGTAGTGTGAATCGTGGTAGTGCTGTTGTCGGCGCTGGTATGGTTGTCAACGACTGGTTGGCCGTAACGGGCCTGGATACGACGGCAACAGAGTTGAGTGTCATTGAAAGCGTGTTCCGCTTAGGAGAGATGGGCCCTCGCGGTGTCGGCATGGGCAGTACCAACAAGGAGAGCATTGTGGAGAGCTTCTACTAG
- the set2 gene encoding SET and WW domain protein (clathrin coat binding protein/Huntingtin interacting protein HIP1, involved in regulation of endocytosis), translated as MSPHDYADRRSESVTDAVTAMNLEPDRATDTPALNGGSTSLKDDTNGVSRSPSAQNMDVAVKSRSSSQTPVKKEEETSNTADMEEKVGGDITVKQEPGQPPKLTRSSSQKVVARPPQLFSHLRDSTAEARVSFELMDSCTYANKYMGYTEHAMECDCAEEWVSSVSGNILSMPISLYALEPALSKNLACGEDSDCINRATKIECVGDCGCGPDCQNQRFQRKEYAQVAVIKTEKKGFGLRAEADLRPHQFIYEYVGEVINEGQFRRRMRQYDEEGIKHFYFMSLSKGEFVDATKRGNLGRFCNHSCNPNCYVDKWVVGEKLRMGIFAERDIQAGEELVFNYNVDRYGADPQPCYCGEPNCTGFIGGRTQTERATKLSNATIEALGIEDADGWDTAVAKRPRKKKMGEDDEEYVDSVQPKSLEENGVTKVMAALMQCQEKWIAVKLLGRIQRCDDERVRNRVVKMHGYQILNSQLTMWKDDFNVVLQILDILDKFPRLTRNKIIDSKIEVTIQPLTSCGDERVEKRAATLLQVWSTLEVGYRIPRMKRDPNATAQAVNQFERRETIRDQRRRSKSRSRSRSRSIEAPRGPAAQTRGVYGQRNPHHHGPRSFRRQFNPLPTGWFAAESNGRTYYYSARGDTTWTRPTKPAPQPPPPPKESRDKALQDIIDGIMNAKENTPKEKSGTPGTPQVSKPIPVKKEGQEKWRGYSEDKQKKVYENTLFPHIKYVVDKFKHKLPKEDLKRYAKDVAKKLVNSDFKNNRVEDPTKISEKQQKKVKKYCKEFFDKAVLKHRAYEQRKYEKQAKGMDSKVETPQAPSDDEALDVKMSDDEEDKADEKDTPMTAEETQGGTKRKREGGIAEDSNLGEYISSSKRQRSSTPPPLPPISPGDDPQNMDNAKKILRDDIDSRSENNEFTPPPPPPPPPDDEMPSESPETDHAIDQSPSRAEYITDMNKLKSSQPEIEGKV; from the exons AGAAAGTCGGGGGCGACATCACTGTCAAACAAGAACCTGGACAGCCGCCTAAACTGACTCGCAGCTCCTCCCAGAAGGTTGTTGCGCGGCCACCACAACTATTCTCGCACCTCCGAGATAGTACGGCGGAGGCTCGGGTGTCCTTTGAGCTGATGGACAGTTGCACTTATGCAAACAAGTACATGGGATATACTGAGCATGCGATGGAATGTGATTGTGCTGAAGAATGGG TATCGAGCGTCAGCGGCAATATACTAAGCATGCCAATTTCTTTGTACGCCCTTG AACCTGCCCTCTCAAAAAATCTGGCATGTGGAGAAGATTCCGACTGTATCAACCGGGCGACCAAGATTGAATGTGTGGGCGATTGTGGATGCGGACCGGATTGTCAAAATCAGAGATTCCAACGAAAGGAGTATGCCCAGGTAGCCGTGATcaaaacggaaaagaaagggttcGGTCTGCGTGCCGAGGCCGATTTGCGACCGCACCAGTTTATCTACGAGTATGTAGGCGAAGTTATCAACGAAGGCCAGTTCCGGCGCCGCATGAGGCAGTATGACGAGGAGGGGATCAAGCATTTCTATTTTATGTCCCTCAGCAAAGGTGAATTTGTTGATGCGACAAAGAGGGGTAATCTAGGCCGGTTCTGTAACCACTCGTGCAATCCAAACTGCTATGTCGACAAATGGGTAGTTGGGGAGAAGCTCCGCATGGGCATATTTGCTGAACGAGACATTCAGGCCGGGGAGGAATTAGTTTTTAATTACAATGTCGATCGTTACGGAGCTGATCCTCAACCTTGCTATTGCGGCGAACCGAATTGTACAGGCTTCATTGGTGGGAGAACCCAAACAGAACGTGCCACGAAGTTGTCGAATGCCACCATTGAAGCCCTGGGGATCGAGGATGCAGATGGCTGGGATACGGCGGTGGCGAAGCGGCCacgcaagaagaagatgggcgaggatgacgaagagtATGTGGATAGTGTCCAGCCGAAGTCTTTGGAGGAAAATGGCGTCACCAAGGTTATGGCGGCTTTGATGCAGTGTCAGGAGAAGTGGATCGCGGTGAAGCTTTTGGGGCGAATCCAACGCTGTGATGACGAGCGTGTTCGCAATCGTGTGGTGAAAATGCATGGGTACCAGATCCTCAATTCGCAGCTCACCATGTGGAAGGACGATTTCAATGTTGTGCTGCAGATTttggatatcctggataaGTTTCCGCGCCTCACACGAAATAAGATTATTGATTCGAAAATAGAGGTTACTATCCAGCCGCTGACGAGCTGTGGTGACGAGCGTGTCGAGAAGAGGGCGGCTACACTTCTGCAAGTCTGGTCGACCCTGGAGGTAGGTTATCGGATTCCACGCATGAAACGAGACCCGAATGCTACCGCACAAGCTGTCAATCAATTTGAACGCCGGGAGACTATTCGGGATCAACGACGGCGGTCAAAGTCCCGCAGTCGGTCAAGGTCGCGGTCAATTGAGGCCCCCCGGGGGCCTGCAGCTCAAACTCGAGGGGTGTacggacaaagaaaccctcatcatcacGGCCCAAGGTCCTTTCGTCGTCAGTTCAACCCACTTCCAACAGGATGGTTCGCCGCTGAATCGAATGGCCGGACATACTATTACTCGGCGCGTGGGGATACCACATGGACCAGACCAACTAAGCCAGCGCCTcagcctcctccacctccaaaaGAGTCGAGAGACAAAGCACTGCAGGACATTATCGATGGCATCATGAATGCCAAGGAGAACACGCCTAAGGAGAAAAGCGGTACGCCTGGCACGCCGCAAGTATCTAAACCAATTCCCGTTAAGAAGGAGGGACAGGAGAAATGGAGAGGTTACAGTGaagataaacaaaaaaaggttTATGAGAATACG TTGTTCCCGCACATAAAGTATGTAGTGGATAAATTCAAGCATAAGCTTCCAAAGGAGGACTTGAAACGTTACGCCAAGGAT GTGGCGAAAAAACTGGTCAACTCTGACTTCAAGAATAACCGAGTTGAGGACCCTACGAAGATCAGtgaaaagcagcagaagaaagtcaaaaagtACTGCAAGGAATTTTTCGACAAAGCCGTCCTAAAGCATCGAGCTTACGAACAACGGAAATACGAAAAGCAAGCGAAGGGAATGGACTCGAAGGTCGAAACGCCTCAGGCTCCAAGTGACGATGAGGCGCTAGATGTGAAGATGtccgatgatgaggaagacaaaGCTGATGAGAAAGACACTCCCATGACTGCAGAAGAAACCCAGGGAGGTACAAaacgaaagagagagggaggcaTTGCAGAGGATTCCAACTTGGGCGAGTACATTTCATCCTCGAAGAGACAAAGATCCTCAACGCCGCCGCCACTGCCTCCAATCAGTCCTGGAGACGACCCGCAAAACATGGATAATGCAAAGAAAATCCTAAGAGATGATATTGATAGTAGGAGTGAAAACAACGAGTTcactccaccacctccccctccccctccaccagACGATGAAATGCCTAGTGAATCCCCAGAAACGGACCACGCCATAGATCAATCACCATCTAGAGCTGAGTATATTACGGATATGAACAAGCTCAAATCATCTCAACCTGAGATCGAAGGGAAGGTATGA
- the smp3 gene encoding glycosylphosphatidylinositol-alpha 1,2 mannosyltransferase smp3 (putative alpha 1,2 mannosyltransferase): MWRRTYLLLLVIRVYFALSPSYLHPDENFQGPEVFAGRVLSYPSKLPWEFTADKPIRSVFPLWPIYDVPISLLKWFYAETGAPTPPPPQVIYYVLRGVMFLLGFVLEDWAVYELVPFARHRRATVVLVASSYVTWTYQTHTFSNSLETLLVAWGLVLIRRIVVNKRRSSVFSCAVLAFIAVAGVFNRITFPAFLAIPGLQLLPHFRRKSVSPPVSLFSFVGFGIFFFGIAVLVDTAFYRPSATLWDALHSPIITPINNLLYNSDSSNLALHGLHPHYQHFLVNLPQLLGPAYAMMAISLWGLPVIPTWLKNARAVSALSATVILSIFPHQEPRFLIPCVPLLLSCFRVSKSRLFLAVWMIFNAALGFLMGIYHQGGVVPAQLAMPSIISASSVESNDALPGEIPVVSATVFWWKTYSPPLWLLGTNDNSSLNIETRDLMGVPGPNLIEELEKLLPPCNVAGSKQAGSVFVVAPKSAAFLDRYTFLPSSSSVSSALELHELWSYRKHINLDDLDFGTEGVYPTLRRVIGRRGLAVWRAKRAGCN, from the exons ATGTGGAGACGAACATATTTGCTTCTACTGGTGATCCGTGTTTACTTTGCCCTTTCCCCAAGCTACCTTCATCCAGACGAGAACTTTCAGGGACCTGAAGTTTTTGCAG GTCGCGTCCTCTCCTACCCATCCAAATTACCATGGGAATTCACCGCCGATAAACCGATCCGCAGCGTCTTTCCGCTATGGCCGATCTACGACGTGCCAATAAGCCTTCTGAAATGGTTCTATGCCGAAACAGGGGCCCCGAcaccccctcctccacagGTTATCTACTATGTACTGCGAGGGGTCATGTTTCTCTTGGGTTTTGTGCTGGAGGACTGGGCTGTATATGAGTTAGTCCCTTTTGCGCGACACCGCCGGGCAACCGTGGTGCTGGTCGCGTCCTCGTATGTCACCTGGACATATCAGACGCACactttctccaactccctTGAGACGTTGCTGGTTGCTTGGGGTCTGGTCTTGATTCGCCGCATTGTCGTGAATAAG CGCCGCTCATCCGTCTTCTCTTGTGCTGTCCTAGCCTTTATTGCTGTCGCTGGCGTCTTTAATCGAATCAcatttccagcttttcttgCCATCCCAGGACTTCAATTATTGCCTCATTTTCGGCGCAAGTCAGTATCCCC GCCGGTCTCATTATTTTCCTTCGTGGGGTTCggtatattcttctttggaaTCGCTGTTCTTGTTGATACCGCCTTTTATAGGCCTTCTGCAACCCTGTGGGATGCCCTTCACTCACCGATAATTACACCCATCAACAATTTACTTTATAACTCCGATAGTTCAAACTTGGCACTTCATGGTCTCCACCCTCATTATCAACACTTCTTAGTTAACTTGCCGCAGCTCCTTGGGCCTGCATATGCTATGATGGCTATATCATTGTGGGGCTTGCCAGTAATCCCAACCTGGCTGAAGAACGCGCGTGCTGTCTCCGCTTTATCAGCAACTGTCATATTGTCAATCTTCCCCCACCAAGAACCGCGCTTCTTAATACCATGCGtacctcttctcctcagtTGCTTCCGTGTGAGCAAATCGCGTTTATTCCTGGCCGTCTGGATGATATTTAATGCTGCTCTGGGGTTTTTAATGGGTATTTATCACCAAGGGGGGGTTGTACCTGCTCAGCTTGCAATGCCCTCTATCATCTCAGCCAGCAGTGTTGAATCAAATGATGCATTGCCAGGAGAAATCCCTGTCGTCTCTGCCACAGTCTTTTGGTGGAAAACTTACTCTCCCCCGTTATGGTTACTAGGAACTAACGACAATTCATCCCTGAATATCGAGACTCGAGACTTAATGGGCGTTCCCGGACCAAACTTGattgaagagctggaaaaaCTACTCCCTCCCTGCAACGTTGCTGGATCGAAGCAAGCTGGCTCGGTATTCGTGGTTGCGCCCAAGTCGGCTGCTTTCCTTGATCGATATACCTTTTTGCCGAGTTCGTCGTCGGTTAGCTCAGCTCTAGAGCTACACGAACTGTGGTCTTATAGGAAACATATCAACTTGGATGATCTAGACTTTGGCACTGAAGGTGTCTATCCGACATTGAGGCGAGTGATTGGTAGGCGCGGACTGGCCGTGTGGAGAGCTAAAAGGGCGGGGTGCAATTGA
- a CDS encoding uncharacterized protein (predicted protein), translating into MHNKSSNNRPLSRIITLSTRAARANSAARNALNNAASNGTNSPSNAARETRASRTRAAAPAAVAPPAAAPSQFDGTTLNVPETPRSKRVRRGPVVEETPRSTRQSARLRSHVNISVNENASAEAAITKHFEASPSKGVTPSSRTRNRSRQAADAAPDTTQSSVNSNVTTDMRHPSPEDIIPETVEAFKQTEDDQDPHVSMESSQTVGELPTDSTHQEYNHETDDMNIQEVEGMPSPAKTSCSSGSRKRRSSEPENKGTTEFTSILDLPHQKLKLEDGELDHTAEQPLQGSAVIKNVSRSPDDEAEESKVGDESRQITEDIEESTPEHTTEPIIGKAVRGGRSRGRGRGGRSRAAARSGSSKRGRGAARAARGGRTGRQYDRSSDVEHDRSPSPSAATQKLRDRQRELDKAFRKVAAAQRLALAVLASQSQKKLSRDKNAHKIVPEYEEINSLLKTRLDKRLEVFRHEYELRVEQENRLFAANREAIEERFRVSLTLHLILCFFGAAVDDKRLQASARYIKEEHFFASQGEYMAFVEGRRAAEDDEHTEVCQLLYSGSLCKCNRLIWSQTDGSETEPERVIPPAKEVVRGFNSSFVRNPAGAASYDRARYGWDDFVQRAKLGDDIDPQMKEMREAGPFAGFSAREIIDLLLEATGIVEVRQKASVETQRKPAFPDTRPTALFALADVAAAELPRPTISQTTPRLSAHRALLPQPSQVAHGPTDPRSFVLPPPTPQRQQPRRLLPAGQQIPPISEQLGLPDPFASRGGPPQLPPPPGSNFQRPPLPNYLAGHHPQSLYYPAPPPPTAPPPPGPRPPY; encoded by the coding sequence ATGCATAACAAGAGTAGTAATAATCGTCCTTTGTCGCGTATAATCACGCTCAGTACCCGTGCTGCTCGAGCCAACAGCGCTGCAAGAAATGCATTGAACAATGCAGCAAGCAATGGTACGAATAGCCCATCGAATGCTGCTCGCGAGACCCGGGCTTCTCGAACCCGGGCTGCAGCCCCTGCTGCAGTTGCGCCACCCGCGGCCGCACCAAGTCAGTTTGACGGAACAACCTTGAATGTGCCTGAAACCCCGCGGTCTAAGAGGGTCAGACGAGGTCCGGTAGTCGAGGAAACTCCAAGAAGTACGAGACAGTCTGCTAGACTACGGTCCCACGTCAACATATCTGTTAACGAGAACGCCTCCGCTGAAGCAGCCATTACCAAACACTTTGAAGCAAGCCCCTCCAAGGGGGTTACTCCTAGTAGTAGGACTAGGAATAGAAGCCGACAAGCTGCGGATGCTGCACCTGACACTACTCAAAGTAGTGTGAACTCTAACGTAACCACCGATATGAGGCATCCGTCCCCGGAAGACATTATTCCAGAAACTGTCGAAGCATTTAAACAAACAGAAGACGATCAAGATCCGCATGTATCCATGGAATCGTCCCAAACTGTAGGGGAATTACCGACGGACTCCACGCACCAGGAGTACAATCATGAAACTGATGATATGAACATCCAGGAGGTCGAGGGTATGCCTAGTCCTGCGAAGACTTCCTGTTCATCTGGTTCTCGAAAGCGCAGATCTTCGGagccagaaaacaaaggaactACGGAGTTTACTAGTATTCTTGATCTTCCTCACCAAAAACTGAAACTCGAGGATGGGGAGCTCGATCATACGGCAGAACAGCCTTTACAGGGCAGTGCCGTTATCAAAAATGTGTCGCGCTCCCCCGACGATGAAGCGGAAGAATCTAAAGTTGGCGATGAATCCCGTCAAATcacagaagatattgaagaatcAACCCCAGAGCATACCACAGAACCCATAATTGGGAAGGCAGTTCGTGGCGGGCGTAGTCGAGGACGAGGCCGCGGTGGGCGTAGCAGAGCTGCTGCACGCTCCGGCTCAAGCAAACGAGGTCGTGGCGCTGCTCGTGCTGCTCGTGGTGGGCGCACTGGGCGCCAATATGATCGATCAAGTGATGTTGAACACGACCGTTCTCCTTCCCCTAGTGCAGCCACCCAAAAGCTCCGGGATCGACAACGGGAACTGGACAAAGCATTTAGGAAGGTTGCAGCTGCCCAACGATTGGCTTTGGCTGTTTTAGCTTCACAGTCTCAGAAAAAGCTTTCCCGCGATAAGAACGCTCACAAAATTGTACCTGAGTATGAAGAAATTAACTCACTCCTAAAGACGAGGCTCGACAAGAGGTTGGAGGTTTTCCGCCATGAATATGAGCTCCGAGTTGAGCAAGAAAATAGGCTTTTCGCTGCTAATAGAGAAGCAATCGAAGAAAGATTTCGAGTAAGTCTGACACTTCATTTGAtactttgcttttttggAGCTGCTGTTGATGACAAACGGTTACAGGCCTCAGCTCGGTATATCAAAGAGGAACATTTCTTTGCAAGTCAGGGAGAATATATGGCATTTGTGGAGGGCCGACGTGCtgcagaggatgatgagcacACTGAAGTATGCCAGCTTTTGTATTCAGGATCGTTATGCAAATGCAATAGGCTAATATGGTCCCAGACTGATGGCTCTGAAACCGAGCCTGAGCGTGTTATTCCACCTGCAAAAGAAGTCGTGAGGGGTTTTAATTCTTCCTTTGTACGGAATCCCGCTGGTGCTGCTTCCTACGACCGTGCTAGGTATGGCTGGGATGATTTCGTCCAGCGTGCTAAGTTAGGCGATGATATCGACCCgcagatgaaggagatgagggaaGCCGGACCGTTTGCTGGCTTTTCTGCCCGAGAAATCATAGACCTCTTACTAGAGGCGACTGGTATCGTTGAGGTGCGCCAGAAAGCTAGTGTGGAGACACAGCGCAAGCCTGCATTCCCTGATACGCGCCCGACAGCCTTATTCGCATTGGCTGATGTGGCAGCCGCTGAGCTCCCTCGTCCTACCATATCCCAAACCACACCGCGACTTTCGGCGCACAGAGCTCTCCTCCCGCAGCCTTCACAGGTGGCTCACGGGCCGACAGATCCTCGATCTTTTGTGCTGCCTCCCCCCACACCCCAACGGCAACAGCCCCGTCGGCTCCTCCCTGCCGGGCAGCAAATTCCGCCCATCAGTGAGCAACTTGGTCTCCCAGATCCATTCGCGAGCAGGGGTGGTCCTCCacagcttcctcctcctccgggGTCTAACTTCCAACGGCCTCCACTACCTAATTATTTGGCAGGTCATCATCCACAGAGTTTGTATTATCCGGCGCCACCGCCGCCTACAGCTCCGCCACCTCCTGGTCCTCGCCCTCCATATTAG
- a CDS encoding putative UV excision repair protein (RadW) (nucleotide excision repair factor NEF2, RAD23 component), with product MPPSYLLYTYGTKPLYPNRKLWLDVFNVAVKDLKQQKFVIDAEPSETVGQVKEKISKEKGWEVPQLKLIYSGKILQDDKAIESYNIEEKGFIVCMVSKPKASSSTATPSQAPSTPSRAATSTPAAPPAPAPSTNASATAPPATPSPAAATQPSDAAFNDPSALLSGSQGEAVISHMESMGFPRDDINRAMRAAFFNPTRAIEYLLNGIPENIQQEQEQQQQQQQAATATAASPQPPAASAGGNAPATTGGEEPVNLFEAAAQAGTQEGPHGARSGSAAGEGLPNLDFLRNNPHFQQLRQLVQQQPQMLEPILQQVAAGNPQIAQLIGQNEEQFLQLLSEEGDGALPPGTHQIHVTEEERDAIERLCRLGFSRDMVIEAYFACDKNEELAANFLFENTDDPEDQ from the exons ATGCCACCTAGCTATCTACTATATACCTATGGAACCAAACCACTCTACCCGAACAGGAAATTGTGGCTGGACGTATTTAATGTGGCTGTGAAG GACTTGAAACAGCAGAAGTTCGTAATTGATGCAGAGCCCTCAGAGACG GTTGGAcaagtgaaagaaaagatctccaaggagaagggctgGGAGGTCCCCCAACTGAAACTGATCTACTCCG GTAAGATCTTGCAAGATGACAAGGCGATCGAATCGTAcaacatcgaagaaaagggctTCATAGTATGCATGGTCTCCAAG CCTAAGGCCTCCTCGTCTACAGCCACGCCTTCGCAAGCTCCCTCGACGCCTTCGAGAGCTGCCACCTCGACCCCAGCTGCGCCTCCTGCCCCGGCTCCATCTACAAACGCCTCCgcaacagcaccaccggCGACTCCTTCCCCTGCTGCGGCTACACAGCCATCCGACGCTGCTTTCAATGATCCCTCCGCTTTGCTGAGTGGCTCTCAGGGCGAGGCGGTTATTTCTCACATGGAGAGTATGGGTTTTCCAAGGGATGATATCAACCGCGCTATGAGGGCTGCTTTCTTCAATCCTACTCGTGCTATTGAATATCTTTTGAAT GGAATTccagaaaacatacaacaggaacaggaacagcaacaacaacaacaacaagctgccactgccactgctGCTTCGCCTCAACCCCCTGCAGCTTCCGCTGGGGGAAACGCTCCTGCGACAACTGGTGGTGAAGAACCAGTCAATCTGTTTGAGGCTGCTGCTCAGGCGGGTACCCAGGAAGGTCCCCATGGGGCACGCTCCGGAAGTGCAGCCGGCGAAGGACTTCCGAATCTCGACTTCCTTCGGAATAACCCACATTTCCAGCAACTTCGCCAGCTAGTCCAGCAGCAACCGCAAATGCTCGAACCCATTCTTCAACAAGTGGCGGCCGGTAACCCTCAAATCGCCCAGCTCATCGGCCAGAACGAGGAGCAATTCCTTCAGCTCTTGAgcgaagaaggtgatggtGCCCTCCCTCCTGGTACGCATCAGATCCATGTCaccgaggaagagagagatgCTATCGAACGT CTATGCCGTCTGGGATTTTCCCGAGATATGGTCATAGAGGCTTACTTTGCATGTGACAAGAACGAAGAGCTCGCTGCCAACTTTCTATTCGAGAACACTGATGACCCTGAAGACCAATGA